The proteins below are encoded in one region of Silene latifolia isolate original U9 population chromosome 2, ASM4854445v1, whole genome shotgun sequence:
- the LOC141630897 gene encoding uncharacterized protein LOC141630897 has protein sequence METPFFYLNQLPCDEDIDTMIDEEIEEAQGDIPLIIHSHSTNSIVLDMGPDDEARYRYWDLNFEQVDESGDDTHQQDGGDDFDEDDAQTQEQNNSTHTHNSGGARQRRLVLSDDQRLQVYQALLERSHGGKLKRKTTTEVSNLFLVPIRTVQRIWKLGKNNGGDVKSKKKKGVVIQNFKLILDVLRKYL, from the exons ATGGAAACTCCATTTTTTTATCTCAATCAATTACCTTGTGATGAAGATATAGACACCATGATAGATGAAGAAATAGAGGAGGCTCAAGGTGATATTCCTCTAATCATCCATTCTCATTCAACAAATAGTATAGTTCTTGATATGGGTCCGGATGACGAAGCAAGATACAGATATTGGGATCTGAACTTTGAGCAAGTCGATGAGTCCGGTGACGATACTCACCAGCAAGATGGAGGAGACGACTTTGATGAAGATGATGCTCAGACACAAGAACAGAATAATTCTACTCATACTCATAATTCTG GTGGTGCTAGGCAGAGAAGACTCGTCTTAAGCGATGATCAAAGACTGCAAGTTTACCAAGCTCTTTTAGAAAGAAGTCATGGAggtaaattgaaaagaaaaacgaCTACTGAAGTCTCTAACTTATTTTTGGTTCCTATACGTACTGTGCAACGAATTTGGAAGCTTGGAAAAAATAATGGAGGCGATGTTAAaagtaagaaaaaaaaaggtgTGGTCATCCAAAACTTCAAGTTGATATTAGACGTCTTACGGAAATACCTTTAA